The Ignavibacteriales bacterium sequence TCTGGAAACCCCCGGTAAATTCCTAGATACTCTTTTGGAGAATCCTAAACTGGATATCTCCAAATATCTTAAAATACTTTTTAAACAATTCAATTTGGTTAGATTATTTTCTAACTCCATTATTCATAAAACTCAACCAAGGAGAAAATATGTAAGAGTGTCCAAGTTGCGAAGTAATAATGAATGAAGTAACAAAATCGGGAGTGTTGATAGATGTATGCCCAAAGTGTATGGGTGTTTGGCTGGATAAAGGAGAACTCGAATAAATAATTGCACAGTCGGATGCATATGAAACCCAATTTAATAATGATCACCCGAGTGACAGCCACAACTATGAAGATGATTACGAAAATTACGACGGTCACAACGATAAGCATCACGAAAAGTATAGTGGAAAAGTTTTTTATGATAAGAACGGTAAAGCTATTCGGAGACGAGGGGGATTCGGCGATATCCTTGGAGGACTGTTTGATTAACCAAAAGCAAAGGAATAGCAATGAAAAATTTTGATTTAAATTCTTACACTGGACTTACCGCTGAACAAGTGGCAAAGCAATTGCAAGAAAACGGATACAATGAATTACCGACGACAAAGAAACGTGGAATAGGCATAATAGCTTTTGAGGTGATTAAAGAACCTATGTTTCTTTTGTTGGTTGCTTGCGGCGTTCTCTATCTTCTTTTGGGCGATGTTAAAGAAGCAATGCTTTTATTGGGATTTGTTTTTGTAATCATGACAATTACATTTATTCAGGAAAGAAAAACAGAAAGAGCGTTGGAAGCACTAAGGGACTTATCAAGTCCGCGAGCTTTGGTGATTAGAGACGGAAAAGAAATTAGAATTGCCGGAAGAGAGGTCGTTAAGGGTGATATTATAGTGATGAATGAAGGTGATCGAGTACCGGCAGATGCAATGGTAATTCAGTCAATAAATTTGAGCGCGGACGAGTCTCTTTTAACCGGCGAATCTGTCCCGGTAAGAAAAATCAATTCTGAGGGAGATGATGAAAAACTTTTTGTTTCGAAAACTCCGGGCGGGGATGACCTACCATATATTTATTCAGGATCAATGATTGTACAAGGACAGGGAGTTGCAAAAGTTCTTGCGATTGGTCAGAAAACGGAAATCGGAAAAATTGGAAAAGCTTTAAGCAGTGTAGAAATTGAAGATACACTACTAAAAAAAGAAACGGGGAGATTAGTAAGAAATATTGCTTTTATCGGTGCGTCATTATGTTTGATAGTAATTTTAATAATAGGATTTGTAAGAGGCGAATGGATTCAAGGATTTCTTGCCGGATTAACTTTGGCAATGGCAATGTTACCTGAAGAATTTCCAGTTGTTCTAACAATATTTCTTGCTTTAGGAGCTTGGAGAATTTCAAAACGGAATGTATTGACAAGACGTATTCCAGTAGTAGAGACTCTTGGCGCTACAACGGTATTATGTGTAGATAAGACAGGAACCCTCACATTAAATCAAATGGGAATCGGAATGTTCTATGCCGGAGAACAATATTTAAATTCAACGGCAATAGAATCAAAAACAATCCCGGAAAACTTTCATTTTCTTGTAGAATATGGAATATTGGCAAGCCGCAAAGATCCATTTGACCCGATGGAAAAGGCATTAAAGAAACTCGGTGAATTAAAACTACAGGGAACGGAACATTTACATAATGATTGGGAATTGATTGAAGAGTATCCGTTATCGCGGGAACTGCTTGCGATGTCCAATGTTTGGAAATCCGAAAGCAGGCGGCAATTTACTATTTCATCAAAGGGTGCACCTGAAGCAATAATCGATCTTTGTCATTTAACAGAAACGGAGAAAAAAAATCTTACTACAGTTGTTGATAAAATGAGTGGTGAAGGATTGCGTGTCCTTGGAGTTGCCAATGCGATGTTCGATGCAACAAATCTCCCAGATAGCCAGCATGATTTCGATTTCAAGTTTATCGGCTTTATTGGTTTTGCCGATCCGGTCAGACCGGCAGTACCTCAAGCCATACAAGAATGCTATAAAGCCGGCATTCGGATTATAATGATTACAGGCGACCATCCGGGAACGGCAAAAAATATTGCAAAGCAAATCGGACTAAAGAATTGCGAGAAATTTATTATAGGAAGTGAATTAGCCGCAATGAATGAGACTGAATTGACAAATCGAATTAAGGATACAAACATTTTTTGTCGGGTTGTACCTGAACAGAAATTGAAAATTGTAAATGCTTTGAAATTATGCGGTGAAATTGTCGCAATGACAGGAGACGGAGTAAACGACGCACCGGCATTAAAATCGGCACACATAGGGATAGCAATGGGCGGAAGAGGAACGGATGTTGCACGAGAATCAGCGTCTCTTGTTTTGTTGGACGACGATTTTTCTTCGATAGTAGGCGCAGTTAAAATGGGAAGAAGAATTTATGACAATCTTAAAAAGGCAATGTCGTATATAGTTTCTATTCATGTTCCCATTGCCGGATTATCCTTGATACCGCTTTTCATTAACAAGGATTTAATATTTTTCCCAATTCATATAGTCTTCCTAGAATTAATTATCGATCCGGCATGTTCTGTGGTATTTGAAACTGAAAAAGAAGAATTTGATTTATTGAGCCGACCGCCAAGAAAAGTAGGCGAACCACTATTCGGTAAGAAAAATGTTTTATTTAGTCTCTTACAGGGTTTAAGCGTATTGTTTGTTTCGTCTGCAGCATATTTTATAGCGATTGACGGCGGCAAAGGAGATGCAGAAGCCCGCGCGATGACTTTTACAACGTTAATACTTGCCAACTTAGGATTGATTTTGACCAACCGTTCTTGGAGTACAAATTTATTTTCATTACTGAAAGAAAAAAACATTGCTTTTATTTGGATTGTGTTTGGTGCGCTTATATTTTTAACAATAGCTTTGTTTGTACCACAAGTTTCAGATTTATTTCGTTTCAGTTTTCTTCACATAAATGATTTACTGATCTGTTTTGCGGCCGCATTTGTAAGTATGGCAATATCGGAGATAATGAAACTTATTAACAGGTTGTATGGCATGAAGGAAAAATATAATGAATAATATAAACTCACTCATGAAGAAGAAAAGCAAATTGTATTCATTTGTTATTCACTTGATCTTAAAATTATTTGGAGTCTTATTAATTTTTTTAGATCATCAATAAAGGGGTTCGAGAATAGTCCCCCAGGGTGCACTAGTTAAGCCCGTTTCTAAATCAGAAACGGGCTTTTTTGTTTTAAAACAATGATGTACATGAAGCAGTTGGATGAATATGGAATAAAATTTCACAGCTATACGGAAGAATATCTTACAACCGACAACGAGCTTGTGTCGAACATTCTATTCTCAGTAATGAGTTACTTTGCAAAGCTAGAAAGAGAAAAAATATGTGATCGCACCAAAACATGTCTAGAGTGAGCAAGACTGAAGGGAAACCAATAGGTAGACCCGTCAAAGAAAAATTGAGAGTGAACATTTTAGAATTGCGGAAGAATAATTCGATTCGTCGAGTTGCGGAGCTCATGAGTATCTCCACCGGTACTGTGATGAAATACTCAGATTGAATCAAGGTCTAGATAAATCGAGCAACCCAAATGCATCGTATAACTTTTAGGTACAACTCATATATATCCGCAGAAATTTAGAAAAGTAAGAAAAAGTTTTTTCAAGCTTCTACTGAATTTGGTAGTTGGAAAACAAGTATTTTAAGGCTGATCTTCAAAGTTGAGGAAAGAACCTTTCCCGGAGAATTAAAAACAAAAAGATGAACTCTTCATCGTTGCCTAGATGAGAGCGAAGAGACCTGTCAAT is a genomic window containing:
- a CDS encoding cation-translocating P-type ATPase, which produces MKNFDLNSYTGLTAEQVAKQLQENGYNELPTTKKRGIGIIAFEVIKEPMFLLLVACGVLYLLLGDVKEAMLLLGFVFVIMTITFIQERKTERALEALRDLSSPRALVIRDGKEIRIAGREVVKGDIIVMNEGDRVPADAMVIQSINLSADESLLTGESVPVRKINSEGDDEKLFVSKTPGGDDLPYIYSGSMIVQGQGVAKVLAIGQKTEIGKIGKALSSVEIEDTLLKKETGRLVRNIAFIGASLCLIVILIIGFVRGEWIQGFLAGLTLAMAMLPEEFPVVLTIFLALGAWRISKRNVLTRRIPVVETLGATTVLCVDKTGTLTLNQMGIGMFYAGEQYLNSTAIESKTIPENFHFLVEYGILASRKDPFDPMEKALKKLGELKLQGTEHLHNDWELIEEYPLSRELLAMSNVWKSESRRQFTISSKGAPEAIIDLCHLTETEKKNLTTVVDKMSGEGLRVLGVANAMFDATNLPDSQHDFDFKFIGFIGFADPVRPAVPQAIQECYKAGIRIIMITGDHPGTAKNIAKQIGLKNCEKFIIGSELAAMNETELTNRIKDTNIFCRVVPEQKLKIVNALKLCGEIVAMTGDGVNDAPALKSAHIGIAMGGRGTDVARESASLVLLDDDFSSIVGAVKMGRRIYDNLKKAMSYIVSIHVPIAGLSLIPLFINKDLIFFPIHIVFLELIIDPACSVVFETEKEEFDLLSRPPRKVGEPLFGKKNVLFSLLQGLSVLFVSSAAYFIAIDGGKGDAEARAMTFTTLILANLGLILTNRSWSTNLFSLLKEKNIAFIWIVFGALIFLTIALFVPQVSDLFRFSFLHINDLLICFAAAFVSMAISEIMKLINRLYGMKEKYNE